One segment of Nostoc flagelliforme CCNUN1 DNA contains the following:
- a CDS encoding two-partner secretion domain-containing protein, whose amino-acid sequence MKQYRQHWCWKFALGSWLVMGSVIGEAVLQTFALSFNCAFAQITPDSTLPNNSSVTTQNNISTIEGGTQAGSNLFHSFQEFSVPTNSGAYFNNAVNIQNIISRVTGGSVSNIDGLIGTNGKANLFLINPNGIIFGANASLNVGGSFVASTANALQFGNRGFFSATEKNIPSPLLTINPSALLFNQINQNAAIQNNSVAPAGIDPAGLNALGLRVPDGKSLLLVGGNVSMDGGRLNAFGGRVELGGLGEPDTVALGVDGDNLSLIFPDNVGRASVSLTNQAGIYVTGAGGGNIAVNARNVDILGASILSGGIGQGLGTSETIGGDITLNATGEIKVADESLVLNDVRLGSLGNGGNITIDSGSLSLGDRAQLSASTFGQGNAGNVTLRVQDAVTLADNAEISSTVSAGGVGKGGNIDINAASLWLKDGAQLRTSTEQESGTAPAGRGDAGNVNVNVTGIVNIAGEKNGFASGIRSGVETGTVGNAGNITIDSGSFSLSDDARLTASTNGQGNAGNVTLRVRDAVDIADADIYSRVWGVGQGGNIDISAATLWLKDGAELDTSTFGQGNAGNVTVRVRDAVDLADSNIFSTVSEGGVGKGGNIDISAASLWLKDGSRLVTSTKEESGTAPAGRGDAGNVNVNVTGIVNIAGEKNGFASGIRSEVETGTVGNAGNITIDSGSFSLSDEARLTASTSGVGNAGNVTLRVRDAVDIADSEIYSTVSGVGNGGNIDINAGSLSLRDNAEVSAPTFGQGNAGNVTLRAQDAVDIADSAISISVGEGGVGKGGNIDINAGSLWLDEAYLSTLTSGVGNAGNVTVRVQDAVTLADSDIESTVSAGGVGKGGNIDISAASLWLKDGSQLVTSTEDATETAPAGRGDAGNVNVNVTGIVNIAGKKNDRFSWIRSEVETGTVGNGGNITIDSGSLSLSDEARLIASTNGQGNAGNVTVRVRDAVEIADSAIESTVGEGGVGKGGNIDISAASLRLKDGAYLSTSTSGQGNAGNVTVRAQDAVILADNAEIYSTVGSGGVGKGGNIDISAASLWLKDGSQLVTSTKEESGTAPTGRGDAGNVNVNVTGVVNIAGEKNGFASGIRSEAETGTVGNAGNITIDSGSFSLSDEARLNASNSGVGNAGNVTLRVRDAVDIADSEIYSTAGGVGNGGNIDINAATLSLRDEAEVSAPTFGQGNAGNVTLRVRDAVNIADSAISISVGEGGVGKGGNIDISAASLWLKDGAYLTTSTSGVGNAGNVTVRVQDAVDIADSAVISSTVSEGGVGKGGNIYISAASLWLKDGARLVTSTEEASPTAPAGQGDAGNVNVNVTGIVNIAGEKNGVLSGIRSRVETGTVGNAGNITIDSGSFSLSNDAEVSASTFGEGNAGNVTVRVRDALDLADSAILSTVESGGLGKGGNIDISAASLRLKDGAYLTTSTSGQGNAGNVTVRVQDAVDISDSAVISSTVKEGGVGKGGNIDIFAASLWLKDGARLVTSTEEASPTAPAGRGDAGNVNVNVTGIVNIAGEKNGFASGIRSEAETGAVGNAGNITIDSGSFSLSDEARLNVSTSGVGNAGNVTLRVRDAVDIADSEIYSTVSGVGNGGNIDINAGSLSLRDNAEVSAPTFGQGNAGNVTLRVQNAVEIADSAISISVNERGVGKGGNIDINAGSLWLDEAYLSTSTSGVGNAGNVTVRVQDAVTLADSDISSTVSEGGVGKGGNIDIFAASLWLKDGSQVVTSTEDATETAPAGRGDAGNVNVNVTGIVNIAGKENGVSGIRSRVETGTVGNGGNITIDSGSFSLSDRAQLVASTEGQGNAGTIKVNAADFFTISGNSSNNNSGLFVDSQSPTGTAGDIIVTSPRITLDNSGTLNAQSTSGNGGNINLQTDLLLMRRGASISTTAGTDKTGGNGGNITINAPSGFIVAVPNENSDITANAYTGSGGRVDIRAFGIYGIQPRSNPTSLSDITASSEFGVNGTVELNTPDIDPNSGLVNLPTVPVDTQVAQTCQAGGNLAKSSFTITGRGGLPPNPGEALNADAVQVDLVALNPEVGNTPALSTNPINPTPDRIVEATGWVIAANGDVILTNSAPTVTPHSSWQRTADCRVVNQRQGG is encoded by the coding sequence ATGAAGCAATATAGGCAGCATTGGTGCTGGAAATTCGCACTGGGAAGTTGGTTGGTAATGGGTAGTGTGATCGGCGAAGCTGTATTGCAGACATTCGCTTTATCTTTTAATTGCGCTTTTGCCCAAATAACTCCTGATAGCACTCTACCCAATAATTCGAGTGTTACAACACAAAACAACATCAGTACCATTGAAGGGGGAACTCAAGCTGGAAGCAACTTGTTCCACAGTTTTCAGGAGTTTTCTGTCCCCACCAATAGCGGGGCTTACTTTAATAATGCTGTTAACATCCAGAACATTATTAGCAGAGTAACGGGTGGATCAGTTTCTAATATTGATGGGTTAATTGGCACTAATGGTAAAGCTAACCTGTTTCTAATTAATCCCAATGGGATTATTTTTGGTGCAAATGCCAGCTTAAATGTTGGTGGTTCTTTTGTGGCGAGTACAGCGAATGCACTGCAATTTGGAAATCGAGGATTTTTTAGTGCTACTGAGAAAAATATCCCTTCACCGTTGTTAACTATTAATCCTTCAGCATTGCTGTTTAATCAAATTAATCAAAACGCAGCGATCCAAAATAACTCAGTTGCACCCGCAGGGATAGATCCAGCAGGTTTAAACGCATTAGGTTTACGAGTACCAGATGGAAAAAGTTTGCTGCTGGTGGGCGGTAATGTCAGCATGGATGGTGGGCGATTAAATGCTTTTGGTGGACGAGTTGAGTTAGGAGGGTTGGGCGAACCTGATACTGTAGCGCTGGGTGTAGATGGCGATAATCTCAGTTTGATATTTCCTGATAATGTTGGACGAGCTTCGGTATCCCTTACCAATCAAGCAGGTATATATGTAACTGGGGCTGGTGGGGGTAATATTGCAGTCAATGCCAGGAATGTAGACATATTGGGAGCAAGTATTTTAAGCGGTGGTATTGGGCAAGGTTTGGGGACATCTGAAACAATTGGGGGAGATATTACGCTTAATGCTACCGGTGAAATCAAAGTGGCTGATGAGAGCCTAGTTCTTAATGATGTGCGTTTGGGGTCACTTGGCAATGGGGGTAATATTACTATTGACTCCGGTTCTTTGTCGTTAGGCGATCGCGCTCAACTTAGTGCCTCAACATTTGGACAAGGGAATGCAGGGAATGTGACATTGCGGGTACAAGATGCTGTAACTCTAGCAGATAATGCTGAAATTTCCAGCACGGTGTCAGCAGGGGGTGTAGGTAAGGGAGGTAATATTGACATCAATGCTGCAAGTCTCTGGCTAAAAGATGGCGCTCAACTGCGAACCTCTACTGAACAAGAATCTGGAACAGCGCCAGCAGGACGGGGGGATGCGGGAAATGTCAATGTGAATGTTACAGGTATTGTTAATATTGCTGGGGAGAAAAACGGTTTTGCCAGTGGGATTCGCAGCGGAGTGGAAACGGGGACAGTTGGCAATGCAGGTAACATTACTATCGATTCTGGTTCCTTCTCGTTAAGCGATGACGCTCGACTTACTGCCTCAACCAATGGACAAGGGAATGCAGGAAATGTGACACTACGGGTACGAGATGCTGTTGACATTGCAGATGCTGATATCTACAGCAGAGTGTGGGGTGTAGGTCAAGGTGGCAATATTGATATCTCCGCTGCAACCCTCTGGCTAAAAGATGGCGCTGAACTTGATACCTCAACATTTGGACAAGGGAATGCAGGGAATGTGACAGTGCGGGTACGAGATGCTGTTGACCTTGCAGATAGTAATATTTTCAGCACGGTGTCAGAGGGAGGTGTAGGTAAGGGAGGTAATATTGATATCTCCGCTGCAAGCCTCTGGCTAAAAGATGGCTCTCGACTGGTAACCTCTACTAAAGAAGAATCTGGAACAGCGCCAGCAGGACGGGGGGATGCGGGGAATGTCAATGTGAATGTTACAGGTATTGTTAATATTGCTGGGGAGAAAAACGGTTTTGCCAGTGGGATTCGCAGCGAAGTGGAAACGGGGACAGTTGGCAATGCAGGTAACATTACTATCGATTCTGGTTCCTTCTCTCTAAGTGATGAGGCTCGACTTACTGCCTCAACTTCAGGAGTTGGGAATGCAGGAAATGTGACACTACGGGTACGAGATGCTGTTGACATTGCAGATAGTGAGATATACAGCACAGTGTCGGGTGTCGGTAACGGAGGTAATATTGACATCAATGCTGGAAGCCTCTCGTTACGCGATAACGCTGAAGTTAGTGCCCCAACATTTGGACAAGGGAATGCAGGGAATGTGACACTACGGGCACAAGATGCTGTTGACATTGCAGATAGTGCTATTTCCATCTCGGTGGGTGAAGGGGGTGTAGGTAAAGGTGGCAATATCGACATCAATGCTGGAAGCCTCTGGCTAGATGAGGCTTATCTTTCTACCTTAACTTCAGGAGTTGGGAATGCGGGGAATGTGACAGTGCGGGTACAAGATGCTGTAACTCTAGCAGATAGTGATATTGAGAGCACTGTGTCAGCGGGAGGTGTAGGTAAGGGAGGTAATATTGATATCTCCGCTGCAAGCCTCTGGCTAAAAGATGGCTCTCAACTGGTAACCTCTACTGAGGACGCAACTGAAACAGCGCCAGCAGGACGGGGGGATGCGGGAAATGTCAATGTGAATGTTACAGGTATTGTTAATATTGCTGGAAAGAAAAACGATCGTTTTAGTTGGATTCGCAGCGAAGTGGAAACTGGGACAGTTGGCAATGGAGGTAACATTACTATCGATTCTGGTTCTCTCTCTCTAAGTGATGAGGCTCGACTTATTGCCTCAACCAATGGACAAGGGAATGCAGGAAATGTGACAGTGCGGGTACGAGATGCTGTTGAGATTGCAGATAGTGCTATTGAGAGCACAGTGGGTGAAGGGGGTGTAGGTAAGGGAGGTAATATCGATATTTCAGCTGCAAGCCTCCGGCTAAAAGATGGCGCTTATCTTTCTACCTCAACTTCAGGACAAGGTAATGCAGGGAATGTGACAGTGCGGGCACAAGATGCTGTAATTCTAGCAGATAATGCTGAAATTTACAGCACGGTGGGATCAGGCGGTGTAGGTAAGGGAGGTAATATTGATATCTCCGCTGCAAGCCTCTGGCTAAAAGATGGCTCTCAACTGGTAACCTCTACTAAAGAAGAATCTGGAACAGCACCAACAGGACGGGGGGATGCGGGGAATGTCAATGTGAATGTTACAGGTGTTGTTAATATTGCTGGGGAGAAAAACGGTTTTGCCAGTGGGATTCGCAGCGAAGCCGAAACGGGGACAGTTGGCAATGCAGGTAATATTACTATCGATTCTGGTTCATTCTCGTTAAGCGATGAGGCTCGACTTAATGCCTCAAATTCAGGAGTTGGGAATGCAGGAAATGTGACACTACGGGTACGAGATGCTGTTGACATTGCAGATAGTGAAATCTACAGCACAGCGGGAGGTGTCGGTAACGGAGGTAATATTGACATCAATGCTGCAACCCTCTCGTTACGCGATGAGGCTGAAGTTAGTGCCCCAACATTTGGACAAGGGAATGCGGGGAATGTGACACTACGGGTACGAGATGCTGTTAACATTGCAGATAGTGCTATTTCCATCTCGGTGGGTGAAGGGGGTGTAGGTAAAGGTGGCAATATCGATATCTCCGCTGCAAGCCTCTGGCTAAAAGATGGCGCTTATCTTACTACCTCAACTTCAGGAGTTGGGAATGCGGGGAATGTGACAGTGCGGGTACAAGATGCTGTTGACATTGCAGATAGTGCTGTAATTTCCAGCACGGTGTCAGAGGGAGGTGTAGGTAAGGGAGGTAATATTTATATCTCCGCTGCAAGCCTCTGGCTAAAAGATGGCGCTCGACTGGTAACCTCTACTGAAGAAGCATCTCCAACAGCGCCAGCAGGACAAGGGGATGCGGGGAATGTCAATGTGAATGTTACAGGTATTGTTAATATTGCTGGGGAGAAAAACGGTGTTTTAAGTGGGATTCGCAGCAGAGTGGAAACGGGAACAGTTGGCAATGCAGGTAACATTACTATCGATTCTGGTTCATTCTCGTTAAGCAATGACGCTGAAGTTAGTGCCTCAACTTTTGGAGAAGGTAATGCAGGAAATGTGACAGTGCGGGTACGAGATGCTCTTGACCTTGCAGATAGTGCTATTCTCAGCACGGTGGAATCAGGGGGTCTAGGTAAAGGTGGCAATATCGATATCTCCGCTGCAAGCCTCCGGCTAAAAGATGGCGCTTATCTTACTACCTCAACCAGTGGGCAAGGAAATGCGGGGAATGTGACAGTGCGGGTACAAGATGCTGTTGACATTTCAGATAGTGCTGTAATTTCCAGCACGGTAAAGGAGGGAGGTGTAGGTAAAGGTGGCAATATCGACATCTTTGCTGCAAGCCTCTGGCTAAAAGATGGCGCTCGACTGGTAACCTCTACTGAAGAAGCATCTCCAACAGCGCCAGCAGGACGGGGGGATGCGGGGAATGTCAATGTGAATGTTACAGGTATTGTTAATATTGCTGGGGAGAAAAACGGTTTTGCCAGTGGGATTCGCAGCGAAGCGGAAACGGGGGCAGTTGGCAATGCAGGTAACATTACTATCGATTCTGGTTCATTCTCGTTAAGCGATGAGGCTCGACTTAATGTCTCAACTTCAGGAGTTGGGAATGCAGGAAATGTGACACTACGGGTACGAGATGCTGTTGACATTGCAGATAGTGAAATCTACAGCACAGTGTCGGGTGTCGGTAACGGAGGTAATATTGACATCAATGCTGGAAGCCTCTCGTTACGCGATAACGCTGAAGTTAGTGCCCCAACATTTGGACAAGGGAATGCAGGGAATGTGACACTACGGGTACAAAATGCTGTTGAGATTGCAGATAGTGCTATTTCCATCTCAGTGAATGAAAGGGGTGTAGGTAAAGGTGGCAATATCGACATCAATGCTGGAAGCCTCTGGCTAGATGAGGCTTATCTTTCTACCTCAACTTCAGGAGTTGGGAATGCGGGGAATGTGACAGTGCGGGTACAAGATGCTGTAACTCTAGCAGATAGTGATATTTCCAGCACGGTGTCAGAGGGAGGTGTAGGTAAGGGAGGTAATATTGACATCTTTGCTGCAAGCCTCTGGCTAAAAGATGGCTCTCAAGTGGTAACTTCTACTGAGGACGCAACTGAAACAGCACCAGCAGGACGGGGGGATGCGGGAAATGTCAATGTGAATGTTACAGGTATTGTTAATATTGCTGGAAAGGAAAACGGTGTTAGTGGGATTCGCAGCAGAGTGGAAACGGGAACAGTTGGCAATGGAGGTAACATTACTATCGATTCTGGTTCATTCTCCTTAAGCGATCGCGCTCAACTTGTAGCCTCAACTGAAGGACAAGGGAATGCAGGCACAATTAAAGTTAATGCTGCTGATTTTTTTACCATTTCTGGCAATAGTTCAAACAATAACAGTGGCTTGTTTGTTGACTCCCAAAGTCCGACGGGTACTGCTGGAGATATTATCGTCACCTCACCTAGAATTACTTTAGACAACAGTGGCACACTTAACGCCCAATCTACATCGGGTAACGGTGGCAACATCAACTTACAAACTGATTTACTGCTTATGCGTCGTGGCGCTTCCATTTCCACCACCGCAGGCACAGACAAAACTGGTGGTAATGGTGGTAACATCACCATAAATGCCCCATCGGGCTTCATTGTTGCTGTCCCAAACGAAAATAGCGACATCACTGCTAATGCTTACACAGGCAGTGGTGGGAGAGTAGATATTCGAGCCTTTGGTATCTATGGCATTCAACCCCGCTCTAACCCAACTTCTCTTTCGGATATCACCGCTAGTTCTGAATTTGGTGTAAACGGTACTGTAGAACTTAACACGCCGGATATTGACCCTAACAGTGGCTTAGTCAACCTGCCAACAGTACCAGTTGATACCCAAGTAGCACAGACTTGTCAAGCTGGTGGAAATTTAGCTAAAAGCAGTTTTACAATCACTGGACGCGGTGGCTTGCCACCTAATCCGGGTGAAGCTCTTAACGCTGATGCAGTGCAGGTAGATTTGGTGGCTCTCAACCCAGAAGTAGGTAATACTCCAGCACTTTCCACAAATCCCATTAACCCAACACCAGATCGCATTGTAGAAGCTACTGGTTGGGTAATTGCTGCTAATGGTGATGTAATTCTCACTAACTCTGCACCCACTGTCACGCCTCAT